A part of Lacibacter sp. H407 genomic DNA contains:
- a CDS encoding sensor histidine kinase, whose translation MKNIFLLFLVWVFMGKYSFAQLPQFNLQVDEKTQHFGQANALIQDQQGYIWFSSFTKGLVRYDGKTFKTFRHDPENSNTPASNFIISMALDPSGKIWLSPVGSGLDRFDPVTNSFTHFRHNKADPKSIISDTVFSVVIDHTGKLWIGTNKGLEKFDAKSNSFIHIPTIVQENSANRGISVFVIYEDKKGIIWFSSGDPSSNVPENGGLFRLDPATGKQTFYKADPLNPDCLIHPFVSSIFEDSKGNFWVGTSGNGLHTLNRETGKFTRLLFDPAKPEKLSSPIKNDSTDAITFISEDYAGKIWIGSYANGINWYDPKEQQTYHFGIPQSKKNISSFEKDTITGFKENGALRILIAADSTTWIAGITGNIYTVSYGKKSIPYYQNKKAVNAFYLEPNNNILWFGTESGLVRKDLAANTLQYLTHDSKNSNSINHNSVVAIQPDENGKLYIAAHVGGLDLLDPETGKFTHIKPVNATRGNTLDSLHSIFIENKQYLWLGGEHGLARVDRSTNQFKVYRFNDEDKKGISGNTVYSITKDKNNHLWFANFGGVDKFISDSNYFKHYLNGYIVKAVLTDAKGIVWAGTDVGLFLYDEAKDQFVPFNSPSFPTGIESILNILEDDQQTLWITTANAILKINANRERVQMFNADYGIFSSNWNWLNNYKASDGRLFIGGHNGYYMFNPEEINVSSPAPVLNFTQLSIGGKEIFPGEDGVLKNPIWKTEIINLHFNQNSFSIDFIALNYNSSEAIKYSYQLENFDNGWNNLLTEHKASFFNVPPGKYILKVRAINSEGSVTEKTITIIISPPWWKTWWAYGLYALLFILSGYFIYKYQKYYIVKRERERTQQKELEQAKEIEKAYKTLQATQAQLIQSEKMASLGELTAGIAHEIQNPLNFVNNFSEVNKELLTEMKEEMEKGNLDDAKAIADDVISNEEKIIQHGKRADSIVKGMLQHSRSSSGQKEPTNINALADEYLRLAYHGLRAKDKSFNASMKTEFDESIGNINIIPQDIGRVILNLITNAFYVVNEKSKQNMAGYEPTVSVSTKKMDDTVEIKVADNGNGIPLKVLDKIFQPFFTTKPTGQGTGLGLSLSYDIVKAHGGELKVETKEGEGSTFMIQLPIV comes from the coding sequence ATGAAGAATATTTTTTTGCTTTTTTTAGTATGGGTTTTTATGGGCAAATATTCATTTGCACAGCTACCACAATTCAATTTGCAGGTAGATGAAAAAACGCAACACTTTGGTCAGGCCAATGCATTGATACAGGATCAGCAAGGGTATATCTGGTTTAGCAGTTTTACAAAAGGCCTTGTAAGATACGATGGCAAAACTTTTAAAACATTCAGACATGATCCAGAAAACTCAAATACTCCTGCCAGCAACTTCATTATTTCTATGGCATTAGATCCTTCGGGTAAAATTTGGCTATCACCCGTGGGTAGTGGACTTGATAGGTTCGACCCTGTTACCAACAGTTTCACACACTTCAGGCACAACAAAGCTGACCCCAAAAGCATCATTTCCGATACTGTTTTTAGTGTTGTAATTGATCATACCGGTAAGCTATGGATAGGAACAAATAAAGGGTTAGAAAAATTCGATGCCAAATCCAATAGCTTTATCCATATTCCAACAATCGTTCAGGAAAATTCAGCTAACCGTGGTATATCAGTTTTTGTAATCTACGAAGACAAAAAAGGAATCATCTGGTTTTCTAGCGGTGACCCATCTAGCAATGTACCTGAAAATGGAGGGCTTTTTCGGTTGGATCCTGCTACGGGTAAACAAACTTTTTACAAAGCAGATCCGTTAAATCCGGACTGCCTCATTCATCCATTTGTTTCTTCCATTTTTGAAGACAGTAAGGGTAATTTTTGGGTAGGTACAAGCGGAAACGGTTTACATACGCTCAACAGAGAAACAGGGAAGTTTACAAGGCTTTTGTTTGACCCTGCAAAACCGGAAAAATTAAGTTCACCAATTAAAAACGACAGTACTGATGCCATTACTTTTATAAGTGAAGATTACGCAGGTAAAATTTGGATTGGATCGTATGCCAACGGTATCAATTGGTATGACCCCAAAGAACAACAGACCTATCATTTTGGGATACCTCAAAGCAAAAAAAATATATCATCATTTGAAAAGGACACGATAACAGGTTTTAAAGAAAATGGTGCCCTTCGTATACTGATAGCTGCCGATAGTACAACTTGGATTGCCGGTATTACAGGCAATATTTATACAGTATCCTATGGCAAAAAATCAATTCCTTATTACCAGAATAAAAAAGCAGTCAATGCATTTTATCTGGAGCCAAATAATAATATTCTTTGGTTTGGTACGGAATCAGGGCTTGTACGAAAGGATCTTGCGGCTAATACCTTACAATACTTGACGCATGATTCAAAAAATTCCAACAGCATCAACCATAATTCAGTTGTAGCCATTCAACCCGATGAAAATGGTAAGCTATACATTGCTGCTCATGTGGGGGGGCTTGATCTTCTAGATCCGGAAACAGGAAAATTTACGCACATCAAACCTGTAAATGCAACCCGGGGAAATACCCTGGATTCACTTCACAGCATTTTTATAGAAAACAAACAATACCTGTGGTTGGGAGGTGAACATGGTTTGGCAAGAGTTGATCGTTCTACTAATCAGTTCAAAGTGTATCGTTTCAACGATGAAGATAAAAAGGGTATCAGCGGTAACACTGTTTACAGTATTACCAAAGACAAAAACAACCATTTATGGTTTGCTAATTTTGGCGGAGTAGATAAGTTTATTAGCGATAGTAATTATTTCAAACACTATTTGAATGGTTACATTGTGAAAGCTGTATTAACCGATGCAAAAGGCATTGTATGGGCAGGTACTGATGTTGGCTTGTTTCTGTATGATGAAGCAAAAGACCAATTTGTCCCTTTTAATTCTCCCAGTTTTCCAACAGGTATAGAGTCGATACTAAACATACTAGAAGACGATCAGCAAACACTTTGGATTACAACAGCTAATGCTATTCTAAAAATTAATGCCAACCGGGAACGTGTTCAAATGTTTAATGCAGACTATGGCATTTTTTCGTCCAATTGGAATTGGTTGAATAATTATAAAGCATCAGATGGTCGTTTATTCATTGGTGGTCACAATGGGTATTACATGTTTAATCCCGAAGAGATTAATGTAAGCAGCCCTGCACCTGTATTGAATTTTACTCAACTCAGCATTGGAGGCAAAGAGATATTTCCAGGTGAAGATGGTGTTCTTAAAAATCCGATTTGGAAAACAGAAATAATCAACCTTCATTTTAATCAAAACTCATTTTCAATTGATTTTATAGCGCTCAATTATAATTCTTCCGAAGCTATCAAGTATAGCTATCAACTCGAAAACTTTGATAATGGCTGGAATAATCTGCTAACAGAACACAAAGCTTCATTTTTCAATGTACCTCCTGGTAAGTATATACTTAAAGTAAGAGCAATCAATAGCGAAGGTTCTGTAACAGAAAAAACAATAACTATTATTATCTCTCCGCCCTGGTGGAAAACCTGGTGGGCTTATGGTTTATACGCTTTGCTATTTATCCTGTCAGGGTATTTCATTTACAAGTACCAAAAATATTATATCGTAAAAAGAGAAAGGGAAAGAACACAGCAAAAAGAATTAGAACAGGCAAAAGAAATTGAGAAAGCATACAAAACGCTTCAGGCTACGCAGGCTCAATTGATACAGTCAGAAAAAATGGCAAGCCTTGGTGAGCTTACTGCAGGCATTGCACACGAAATTCAAAACCCGTTAAACTTCGTCAACAACTTTTCGGAAGTAAACAAGGAATTGCTTACAGAAATGAAAGAAGAAATGGAAAAAGGAAATCTGGATGATGCAAAAGCAATTGCCGATGATGTGATCAGTAACGAAGAAAAAATTATTCAGCATGGAAAACGGGCCGACTCAATTGTAAAAGGAATGTTGCAACACAGTCGTTCAAGTTCCGGACAAAAAGAACCAACCAACATCAATGCTTTGGCTGATGAATATTTACGCTTGGCGTATCATGGTCTTCGTGCCAAAGACAAGTCGTTCAATGCAAGTATGAAAACAGAGTTTGATGAAAGCATTGGCAACATCAACATTATTCCACAGGATATTGGAAGAGTGATTTTGAATTTGATCACCAATGCGTTTTATGTAGTCAATGAAAAATCAAAACAAAACATGGCAGGTTATGAACCAACTGTTTCGGTAAGCACAAAAAAAATGGATGATACGGTAGAAATAAAAGTTGCCGACAACGGCAATGGCATTCCTTTAAAAGTGTTAGACAAAATTTTTCAACCATTCTTTACCACCAAGCCAACAGGGCAGGGAACGGGTTTAGGATTGAGTTTGAGTTATGATATTGTAAAAGCACACGGTGGTGAGTTGAAGGTAGAAACGAAAGAGGGCGAGGGAAGTACGTTCATGATTCAATTACCAATTGTCTGA